AGTGGGCTTCGGTGACCTCGAAGGTGCCGAGCCACACCATCGGCCGGGTCTCGTGCAACTGCTGGGGCACCTCGTCGGCGCCGCGGTCGGACTCGAAGCACGCGCACAGCGCGTCGAACACGATCCGGGCGTCCTCCTTGCTGCAGCCACTGATCTCGAGGGAGACGGGCTCCTCGTGCGATCGTTCGCGGTCCATGTCCTGATCGCTCCTCTCGTGGAGGTGACGCGGCACGGCGGGTTCCCCGCGAACCGCGTCACATCCCCAGAAAAGCACCACTGCGGTCAGGGGACCAGCGAGGGCTCAGCTCTTGGTGAACCGGTAGGTCTTGCTGTCCGTCAGCACGCAGAAGCCCGGCGAGACGACGATGACGCGCAGGGTGCCGTCGCGGCGGTCGTAGTCGATGCCCTCCGCCTCGAACGTGCCCGAGCAGGAACTCCGCAGCGGCAGCTGCCGCACCGCCGTGACATGGCCGGTGACGTCGGACGCGCCGTTCGGCGGGGCGGACAGGTCGACCTGGAGCAGCGGCTTGGTGATCCCGAACAGCGTGCCGGCGGGGTCGTCGGAGGAGCACAGCAGCCGCGTAGCCGTGACGAAGTCGCAGCCCTGCACATCGCGGACGGCGTGGTCGAGACGGACGGTGGAGACCTGCGGGAGGTTCGCCGAGGGCGAGGTGGCCGCGTTGACGCCGGGGGTCGGGAAGACGAGGAAGCGGCTCATGGTGCCGTACTCGCCGGACAGCATCCACTGCCCGTCGGGCGAGATCGCCACCCAGGAGTTGTTCAGGGCCTCGCCGGAGCCCAGCGTGTGCGTGTACTCGGACCAGGTGCCGCCGGGCGCCTGCACCCGGAACATCTTCGCGGTGCCCGAGTCGGCCTGGTAGGGCTCGATGTAGTAGCCGGTGGAGGAGGCGTCGGGGTCGCCGACGTGGTTCCAGCCGCGGCTGGAGACGGAGACGGGGATGGTGCCGATGCCGGTGTAGCGGTTGGGACTGCGGGCCGGGACCTCCACCGAGGTCAGGCCCTGGCTCTCGGTCAGCGGGTCGGCGCGGTCGGAGCCCACCTCGGTCCAGGTGTCGGCGGCCGAGGCGGACGGCGCGGCCGACAGGACGGCGGCGGTGGCGAGGGCGAGGGCGGTCAGGACCGTGTGACAACGTTGCCGGGCACGCAGAGGCATGCGGGGCTCCTCCATGGGGGGCGGGGTGTGCGCTCGGCGGCCAGTCTGGCCCGGACGGAGGGTCATGTACAGACCAAGTCGACCTCGAAGGCTCGCGGTCCGGTGACAGCGCGTCCCCGGTAGTGTCGTCACCGCTACGACGACGTCCCGGTCGTGTCGAGGGATGGTGGAGGTGGGCGACGGGGACGTCACGAAGACGGTTGAGCGCGGTAGAACATGGGGAGTCGGCACGGGGGACGGCGTGCCGCGCGAACGGCGAAGGCGGTGCGTGCCATGGGTGCACCCGGGTTTCCGGTGGCCGACGGCCACGAGCCGGTGCGGCCGAGCGGTCTGCTCGACGTACTCGGCATGGCCTCGGTGGTGCTGGACGCCGAGGGGCGAATCGTGCTGTGGAGCCCGCAGGCCGAGGAGCTGTTCGGCTACCCGGCGCAGGAGGCGCTCGGGCACTACGCGGCCCGCATCATGGTGCACGAGCAGAATCTCGACCTGGTGATCAAACTCTTCGCCGACGTCATGGTCACCGGCCAGAGCTGGGCCGGCGCCTTCCCCATCCGCCGCAAGGACGGCAGCACGCGTCTGGTCGAGTTCCGCAACATGCGGCTGCTGGACGACCGTGGTGACGTCTACGCGCTGGGCCTGTGCGCCGACCGCTCGACGGTACGGCGGCTGGAGCGCGACGTGGCCCTGTCCACGCGCATGATCGCCCAGTCACCCATCGGACTGGCCGTCCTCGACATCGACCTGCGCTACGTCTCCGTGAACCCGGCACTCGAACGGCTCAACGGCGTTCCGGCGGAGAAGCTCATCGGCAGGTCGACGCGCGAGGTGCTGCCGCACCTGGACGTCGACGCCATCGAGGCGGCCGCGCTCGACGTGCTGCGGACCGGCCGCCCGCTCGTGGACCGGCTCACCGTCGGCCGGACCCCGGCGGATCCGGTGCGGGAGCACGCCTGGACGATCTCCCTGTACCGCCTCGAGGACGCCGTCGGCACCGTGCTGGGCGTCGCCGCCATGGTCGTGGACGTCACCGAGCAGCACCGGGCGGGCATCGAGGCCGAGGCCGCGCGGCGGCGGCTGGCCGTCATCGCGGACGCCACGACCCGTATCGGCACCACCCTGGAGCTGGAGCGCACGGCACGCGAGCTGGCCGAGGTGGCCGTGCCGGAGCTCGCCGACGTGGCGGCCGTGGACCTGCTGGACGCGGTGGTGGCGGGCAGACGCAGCATTCTCGGACCGACGGAGCCGGCGGTGATAAGGGCTCTGGCCGTACGCGCGGACGACGCTCCGGAGGCGCTGCGGGCGGCCGACCCGCCCGGGCAGGTGGCCCGCTACGGCTCCGATCGCCTGGTCACCGAGTGCGTGCGCACCGGCCGGCCGGTCATGCTGGCGCGGGTCGAGGAGGCCGACCTGCCGCGCATCGCCCGCTCCGCGGAGGCGGCCGAGCGACTGGCCCGTGCGGGCGTCCACTCCTATCTGGCGGTGCCGTTGATCGCGCGCGGCGAGGTGCTGGGCGCCCTCGACCTCAAGCGCACGCGCAACGCGCTGCCGTTCACCGAGGACGACCTGCTGCTCGCCCGGGAGCTGGCGTCCCGCGCGGCCGTGCAGATCGACAACGCCCGCTGGTACCAGAACGCCCGCGACACCGCCCTGACCCTGCAGCGCAGCCTGCTGCCCAGCCATCCGCCGGTCATCGGCGGTCTGGAGGTGGCCTCCCGCTACCAGCCCGCCGGCGCCACCAGCGAGGTGGGGGGCGACTGGTTCGACGTGATCCCCCTGGACGGAGGGAAGACCGCGCTGGTGGTGGGCGATGTGATGGGCAGCGGCATCACGGCCGCCGCCACCATGGGCCGGCTGCGCACCGCCACCAACACGCTCGCCTCCTTGGACCTCGACCCGGCCAGGCTCCTGGAGCACCTGGACCGCATCACCGAGGACCTGGACCACTCCATCGCCACCTGCGTCTACGCCATCCACGACCCGGCGCTGCGGCAGTGCCGGATCGCCAACGCCGGCCATCTGCCGCCGGTCCGGCTGCGCGAGGGCCGTCCCCCGGAACTGCTCGAACTGCCCACCGGTGCGCCGCTGGGCGTGGGCGGGGTGGCCTTCTCCACCACCACGGTCGACCTCGGCCCCGGCGACCGGCTCGTGTTCTACACCGACGGTCTCGTCGAGACCCGGCAGCACCCTCTCGACGAACGCCTGGACGCGCTGCTGTCCCTGCTCGACGGCCCCGACCGTCCCCTGGAGGAGGTCTGCGACCTGCTGCTGCGCACGCTGCACCAGCCGGACAACTCCGACGACGTGGCCCTGCTCATCGCCCGCGTGCAGCACCCGTAGCGGCGGCCCGGGGGCGTCCGTCGGCCGCGGCCCGGCATTCACAGCTACTGATTATCCGGCCCTTATCGGGCTGCTCGCACAATCACAGCAAGGGATGGCATGGGGATGCCGGGTGCCGTGACCGATGGGAGCACACCGTGACACACGATCCGCACGAGGAATCCGCCGCCGGCGGCGGGCCGTCCGAACACCGTGGCGATATAGCACCGCAGTGGGAGGTGATGACGGGGCCGGGTGGCGCGGAACCCGCGTCGGAACCGGCCTGGGACCGGGTCTGGAGGCATCGCTCCGGCCGCGCCCGGGCGGTGATCGCGGCGACGACGGTCGCCGTGCTGGCCCTCGGCGGCACCGTCGCCTACGCCGCCACGTCGGGCGGTCCGGCTTTGGGCGCCACACCCGCCGCCTCGGGTTCCGCCTCCGCGTCCCCGGACCGACCCGGGCACGGGCACGGCGGCCGCTGGTTCGACTTCGGCGGCATGGGCGTGCACGGCGAGTCGACGGTGAAGGACCAGGACACCGGCAAGTGGGTGGTACGGGTCTGGCAGCGCGGGACCGTCGAGAAGGTCGCCGGCGACCAGGTCACCGTCAAGAGCGAGGACGACGCCCAGTGGTCGTGGATCGTCGACTCGGGCACCACGGTCCTGCACGACGGCACCAAGGGCACGGGGGCCGGCGCCCTGAAGAAGGGCGACACCGTCTTCCTGGTGGGCAGCCGCTCGGACAGCGGCACCAGGACGGCGCTGCGGGTGCTGTCCGGGACCTTCGACGGCAGGGGGCCGGGCGACGAGGACTCGGGCCGCGGCCCGCACGGCGGTTTCCCGGGCCACGGCCCCCGCGGCTGGGGCATGCCCTCGCCGTCGGCGAGCCCTTCGGACAGCGGGACGACGGCCTGACGGATGCCGTGACCCGGCCCGCCGGACCTACGGCCTGACGGATGCCGTAGCCCGGCCCGCCGGAGCTACGGCCTGACGCCGATCACCACGTGCGCGTACAGCTCCTCGGAGACCGCGGTCGTGGTCCTGAGTCCGGCGCCGGAGAAGGCGTCGACGGCCGTCTCCGCCTGGCGTTCGCTCGTCTCCACCAGCACACAGCCACCCGGTGCGAGCCAGTCCGGCGCCTGTGCGGCGACCCTGCGCAGGACGTCCAGCCCGTCGGAGCCGCCGTCGAGGGCGACGAGCGGTTCGTGGTCGCGGGCCTCCGCGGGCAGCAGGCCGACCTCGCCGGTGGGGACGTAGGGCACGTTGGCCGCGAGGATGTCGATCCGGCCGCGCAGGTCGCCGGGGAGCGCGTCGAAGAGGTCTCCCTCGTGGACGCGGCCGCCGGCGCCGGCGATGTTGCGGCGGGCGCAGCGCACGGCGGCCGGGTCGATGTCGGCGGCGTGCAGTTGCACGGCGCCGAGGGCGGTGGCCAGGGCGGTGCCGACGGCGCCAGAGCCGCAGCACAGGTCCACCACGACCGATGCCTCGGGGGCGTGCGCGAGGGCCTGTTCGACGAGGAACTCGGTACGGCGGCGGGGCACGAAGACGCCGGGTTCCACGGCGATGCGCAGTCCGCGGAACTCGGCCCAGCCCAGGACGAGTTCGAGGGGCAGTCCGGCGGCCCGGCGCTCGACGAGCGCGGACAGCTCATCCGGTGTGCGGGCGGTGGCGAGGATCAACCGGGCCTCGTCCTCGGCGAAGACGCAGCCCGCGGCGCGCAGCGCGGTCACGATCGAATCATGGGAGGTCAGGGGGAAGGGTGGCATGGAGCCGAGAGCCTTTCGGTGGAGCGAAGGGCGCTCTCGCGGTCGCCTAGCGGCGGCGATCCGCGTCGACGCGAGGAGAGAGCACCCGAGCTGACACAGCGGTAATGGGTCTCACCTCCTCGGTCCCCGGCGGCCGGGACACTCCGCGGCCGGACGGCAACACTACCCCAACGCCCAGACACCGACGGTCTCCTCGCGACCACCGTGAGCTTCAGTTGTACTATACAACCAGTAGCGCGAGGGAGGCCCCGGTGGACGCGGACGAGGCGGTGGAGACGATCCAGCGCGAGATGACGGCTTTCGCCCGGCGCGCCCGGGCCTCGGCGGGGCGCATGCATCCCGAGCTGTCGCTCGTGTCGTACACGCTGCTCGGGCACCTGGAGGAGAGCGGCGGCTGCCGGGCGACCGACCTGGCGGCCCACTACGCCCTGGACAAGTCCACGGTGAGCCGTCAGGTGGCGGCGCTGGAGCGGGCCCGGCTCGTCGAGCGGCGCCTGGATCCGGACGATCACCGTGTGCAGGTCCTGCACCTGACCGAGAAGGGCCGCCGCATCCTCGCCCAGGTGACCGACAGCCGCCGGGCCGCGTTCCGCGAGCGGCTGGCGGACTGGCCGGAGGAGGACCTGCGGCGGTTCGCCGGGTACCTGGCGCGGTACAACGCGTGGGCGACGCGAGGCGCGGAGGGGTAGGCCCGGGGTGCCGCCGAGGCCCCCTCGTCCGTTCGGGGCCGGTCCGGCAGCGACGGGTCCCCGACCGAGGTCGTCCGAGCGCACGATCGCACCGCGCCGGCGCGGCAGCCTCCGGGCGGACGAGCCATGTGGATGGTCGGCGCCGCAGGCATCGCCGCCGATGCCGGGCAGCTCCCGGCCGGGGCAGGAGGCCGCGTCGGTACAGCCGCTCGAAGGCGAAGGCGCGCGAGGCGCCGCCGGGCGGCCGGCACCGACGGCGGAGCCTAGGACACCGCCAACTCCCTGCCCTCCGTGAGGTGTTCGGGGGCGCGGGCCGCCAGGAAGGCGGTCGTGCGGCGGAGCCGGAAGCCGAGGGTCTCGTACAGGCGGATGGCGTCGGTGTTGCGGGCGGAGGTGTGCAGGAACGGGGTCTCGCCGCGCTCGCGGATGCCGTGGGCGACGGCGAGGATCAGCCGGGTCGCCAGTCCCTCGCCGCGGAAGGCGGGATCGGTGCAGACGGCGCTGATCTCGGTCCAGCCCGGCGGACGCAGTCGCTCCCCCGCCATGGCCACCAGGGCGCCGTTCCGGCGTATGCCGAGGTAGGTGCCGAGCTCGACGGTGCGCGGCAGGAACGGGCCGGGCCGGGTGCGCGCGACGAGGTCGAGCATCTCGGGCACGTCGGCGGGGCCGAGACGGACGGCCTCCGCGTCCGGCGCGGCGGGGAGGCCGTCGTCGACGAGTTGCGCGCCCTCGACGTGGAAGACGACCTCCCAGTCGGCGGGGACCTCGGGGCAGTAGCCGTTCAGCGGCACCTCCGCCCCGGGGCCCGCGAGGGCGGCCAGGTCGGCCCAGTCGTCGGCGTCGGGCTCGTCGGGCAGCGCGAGCCACGGTGAGACGTCCACCGGGTAGCGCAGCACCCGGCCGCGCCGCTCGGCGAAGTGGGCATGCGGGCCGGTGAGGGCGGCGAGGGCCGGATTGTCCAGGACGTGGCTCATCCGGCGACTCCTATGACGATCGCGCCCCGGACGTCGACGCTTCCGGCCTCCGCCACTCCCGCGGTCCGCACCGCGATGAGGCGCCGACCCGAACCCCGCTCCCGTCCGGGCGCCTCGACGAGTCCCTCGGCCTCCAGGCCCCCGTACCGCCTGACGACGTGCGCCTTCGGCATGTGCTTCCACTCTCCTTCGTGCTCACCCGCTGCCACAGGCGGCAAGGAAGATCGGGGAGCGGCTGTTCCCGGGGCCCGGGAGAGTTCACACGGCGTTGACGATCGCGGGGTCCCCGGGGTCGGGGCATACCTGACGTGCACGTACGGTTGAACACGTAAGAAACCGATCTCCCTCCCGCTGGATCCCCATGAACGTCACCCGAGGCTTCACCGGGCGCCCCCGCGTCCCCGATCCGGGCCTGCCGCCCGGCCAGTACGACGCGGGCGACGACTGGCCCGTCCTGTCCGCCGAGGTCACGCCCGAACTGGCGGCGGCCGACTGGACCTTCCGCGTCGACGGACTGGTGGAGCGGCCACTGACCTGGGACTGGGCGCAGGCGCACGCGCTGCCCGGGTCGGCGTACAAGGGCGACATCCACTGTGTGACGGGCTGGTCCAGGTTCGGCGTGCGGTTCGCGGGCGTATCTCTGGACGCCTTTCTCGACGAGGCGCGGCCCCTGGCGTCGGCCACCCACGCCGTCGCCTACGCGCACACCGGGTACACCACCAGCCTCCCCCTGACGGACCTGACCGGCGGGAGGGCCTGGATCGCCTGGGAGTACGACGGCGAGCCGCTCCCCGCCGAACACGGCGGTCCCGCACGGCTGTTGGTGCCGCATCTGTACTTCTGGAAGAGCGCCAAGTGGATAGCGGGCATCCGGCTCCTGGACCACGACGAGCCGGGCTTCTGGGAGCGGAACGGCTACCACGAACGCGGCAACCCGTGGGAGGAGCAGCGGTACTCCGGTGACTGAGCGAGCGACCGAGACGTCCCCCGTGTTCGTTCCCCCGACGCGCTTCGCCGTGCCCGGCCGGATCGAGGTGAGCGACCAGGGTGCCGCGCACTGGCAGACCGCCACCCTCACCGAGATCCGGCCCGAGACGCCGCACGCCTCCACGTTCCGCTTCGCGGTGCCGGCCTGGACGGGTCATCTGCCCGGCCAGCACCTGATGCTGCGGCTGACGGCCGAGGACGGCTACGTGGCCCAGCGGCACTACTCGATCGCCTCCGCTCCGGACGACGGCGGGCACATCGAGCTGACCCTCGACCACGTCGACGGCGGCGAGGTCTCGGGCTGGTTCCACACGGTGGCACGACCCGGTGACCGGGTCGAGGTGCGCGGCCCGGTGAGCGGCTTCTTCGCCTGGCCCGGCGACCGGTCCGCGCTGCTCATCGGCGCCGGCTCCGGTGTCGTACCGCTGATGTCGATGGTGCGCCACCGCCGGGCGCGTGGCCTGGACGTGCCGCTGCGGCTGGTGGTGTCGGCACGCAGTCCCCAGGAACTGATCTACGCGAGGGAGTTCGGCGCGGAGACGACGGCGGTCTTCACGCGGAGCGCTCCCGAGGGTGTGCCGGTGGGCCGTCTGGCCGCCGCCCATCTGGCACCGCTCCTGGCCGATCGGCCGCCCGGCGGGTGGGAGGCCTATGTGTGCGGCTCGAACTCCTTCGCCGAGCACGCCTCCCGGCTGCTCGTCGCGGCCGGGCAGCCCGTGGACCGGATCCGCATCGAACGCTTCGGCTGACGCACGGGTCCGGCCGGCCCGACGGTGAGCGATCTCGCCGCCGCTGGGTACCCGCTTCCCTGGGAACTCGCGCGCGCATGCGGCGCGGAGGGACAATACGGACCGGACCCCATCAGTCCCTCCGGCTCCGGTGACGGCGGGGAGGTCGAGATGCGAACCCGGGTGCGCGGCTGGCGCTGGCGGCGCAATCCGCTGCGGCGCCGGTCGGACGTCGTGGAGGCGTGGACGGTGCTGGCCGTCGCCGTGCTGCTGCTCGTGGCCGCCCCCCTGGCGGGGGCGGTGGCCGGCTGGTGGGCACACGACCACGCGCGGGCCGTGGCGGCCGCGGACCGGGCCGAACGCCATCGGGTGCGGGCGGAGGTCGTCGGCACGCCGCCCGACAGGCCCACGACGACACCGGGCGGGCGCGACCACTCGTACCCCGTGGAGGTGCGCTGGACGGATCGGGCGGCCAGGACGCACACCACGCAGGCGCGCGTCCCGGCGGGCACCCGGCGCGGCGACACCGTCGACGTGTGGTTCGACTCCCGGGAGCGCAGCGTTCCCCCGCCGCCCGGGGACAGCCAGATCTGGCAGCACACCGTCACCATCGGCACGTGCGCCGCGGGCGGCGCGGCCGCCGTGGTGCTTCTGGCCAACGCCGTGGTCCGCCGGGTCGCCACCCGCCACCGGCTGGCCGAGTGGGAGCGCGCATGGGCGCGCACCGAGCCGCAGTGGACGCGACGGCAGGCCGGGGGACCCTGACCCCGCTGGAAGGCGGATCTCTCCGCCGGGCCTGGCTACGTTCGAAGGACCGGCCTCCCGGTCGGACCTGGCTACGTTCGAAGGACCGGCCTCCCGGTCGGACCTGGCCCCGTTCGAAGGCCGGACTTCCCGATCGGACCTGGCCCCGTTCGAAGGCCCGACCTCTCCGTGCGGCCGAGCGGCCGACGCCGCTCGTCCGATCCGTCGGACAATTCCATGCACGCGTTCTTGACCT
Above is a genomic segment from Streptomyces sp. SLBN-31 containing:
- a CDS encoding SpoIIE family protein phosphatase — its product is MGAPGFPVADGHEPVRPSGLLDVLGMASVVLDAEGRIVLWSPQAEELFGYPAQEALGHYAARIMVHEQNLDLVIKLFADVMVTGQSWAGAFPIRRKDGSTRLVEFRNMRLLDDRGDVYALGLCADRSTVRRLERDVALSTRMIAQSPIGLAVLDIDLRYVSVNPALERLNGVPAEKLIGRSTREVLPHLDVDAIEAAALDVLRTGRPLVDRLTVGRTPADPVREHAWTISLYRLEDAVGTVLGVAAMVVDVTEQHRAGIEAEAARRRLAVIADATTRIGTTLELERTARELAEVAVPELADVAAVDLLDAVVAGRRSILGPTEPAVIRALAVRADDAPEALRAADPPGQVARYGSDRLVTECVRTGRPVMLARVEEADLPRIARSAEAAERLARAGVHSYLAVPLIARGEVLGALDLKRTRNALPFTEDDLLLARELASRAAVQIDNARWYQNARDTALTLQRSLLPSHPPVIGGLEVASRYQPAGATSEVGGDWFDVIPLDGGKTALVVGDVMGSGITAAATMGRLRTATNTLASLDLDPARLLEHLDRITEDLDHSIATCVYAIHDPALRQCRIANAGHLPPVRLREGRPPELLELPTGAPLGVGGVAFSTTTVDLGPGDRLVFYTDGLVETRQHPLDERLDALLSLLDGPDRPLEEVCDLLLRTLHQPDNSDDVALLIARVQHP
- a CDS encoding putative protein N(5)-glutamine methyltransferase, producing the protein MPPFPLTSHDSIVTALRAAGCVFAEDEARLILATARTPDELSALVERRAAGLPLELVLGWAEFRGLRIAVEPGVFVPRRRTEFLVEQALAHAPEASVVVDLCCGSGAVGTALATALGAVQLHAADIDPAAVRCARRNIAGAGGRVHEGDLFDALPGDLRGRIDILAANVPYVPTGEVGLLPAEARDHEPLVALDGGSDGLDVLRRVAAQAPDWLAPGGCVLVETSERQAETAVDAFSGAGLRTTTAVSEELYAHVVIGVRP
- a CDS encoding MarR family winged helix-turn-helix transcriptional regulator, yielding MDADEAVETIQREMTAFARRARASAGRMHPELSLVSYTLLGHLEESGGCRATDLAAHYALDKSTVSRQVAALERARLVERRLDPDDHRVQVLHLTEKGRRILAQVTDSRRAAFRERLADWPEEDLRRFAGYLARYNAWATRGAEG
- a CDS encoding GNAT family N-acetyltransferase; amino-acid sequence: MSHVLDNPALAALTGPHAHFAERRGRVLRYPVDVSPWLALPDEPDADDWADLAALAGPGAEVPLNGYCPEVPADWEVVFHVEGAQLVDDGLPAAPDAEAVRLGPADVPEMLDLVARTRPGPFLPRTVELGTYLGIRRNGALVAMAGERLRPPGWTEISAVCTDPAFRGEGLATRLILAVAHGIRERGETPFLHTSARNTDAIRLYETLGFRLRRTTAFLAARAPEHLTEGRELAVS
- a CDS encoding sulfite oxidase-like oxidoreductase, producing MNVTRGFTGRPRVPDPGLPPGQYDAGDDWPVLSAEVTPELAAADWTFRVDGLVERPLTWDWAQAHALPGSAYKGDIHCVTGWSRFGVRFAGVSLDAFLDEARPLASATHAVAYAHTGYTTSLPLTDLTGGRAWIAWEYDGEPLPAEHGGPARLLVPHLYFWKSAKWIAGIRLLDHDEPGFWERNGYHERGNPWEEQRYSGD
- a CDS encoding ferredoxin reductase; its protein translation is MTERATETSPVFVPPTRFAVPGRIEVSDQGAAHWQTATLTEIRPETPHASTFRFAVPAWTGHLPGQHLMLRLTAEDGYVAQRHYSIASAPDDGGHIELTLDHVDGGEVSGWFHTVARPGDRVEVRGPVSGFFAWPGDRSALLIGAGSGVVPLMSMVRHRRARGLDVPLRLVVSARSPQELIYAREFGAETTAVFTRSAPEGVPVGRLAAAHLAPLLADRPPGGWEAYVCGSNSFAEHASRLLVAAGQPVDRIRIERFG
- a CDS encoding DUF3592 domain-containing protein, whose amino-acid sequence is MRTRVRGWRWRRNPLRRRSDVVEAWTVLAVAVLLLVAAPLAGAVAGWWAHDHARAVAAADRAERHRVRAEVVGTPPDRPTTTPGGRDHSYPVEVRWTDRAARTHTTQARVPAGTRRGDTVDVWFDSRERSVPPPPGDSQIWQHTVTIGTCAAGGAAAVVLLANAVVRRVATRHRLAEWERAWARTEPQWTRRQAGGP